A window of the Harmonia axyridis chromosome 5, icHarAxyr1.1, whole genome shotgun sequence genome harbors these coding sequences:
- the LOC123679999 gene encoding uroporphyrinogen-III synthase-like: MEIIIEKSVMLLKTQKGLVETDQYKKLLESHGLEVKQVNTLIFKFYNLNELSAKLKNHDDYSGILLSSPRCVEAVYSSLNEKQLDPSWRTKNNYTVGEATHLAALQRLGIDCRGKESGNAKNLSEIILKENLGTAKPFLFPHGNLKTDTLKIELGKSNIDIEGVLVYDTLANPNIEEDFRIATNDFTEFPEYVVFFSPSGVRSSIKLFRKVPEIEKTIKFIAIGPVTTAAMIEERIRVTDEAASPNPTEVLNLIIK; the protein is encoded by the exons atggaaataattattgaaaaatcggTTATGCTTCTGAAAACCCAGAAAGGACTTGTAGAAACAGATCAGTACAAAAAATTACTTGAATCCCATGGTTTGGAGGTTAAACAAGTAAACactttgattttcaaattttacaatctgaatgaattatctgctaaattaaaaaatcatgATGACTACAGCGGTATACTTTTATCTAGTCCCCGTTGTGTTGAAGCTGTTTATTCATCACTCAACGAAAAACAATTGGATCCTTCTTGGAGAACAAAAAATAACTATACAGTAGGTGAAGCTACTCATTTGGCAGCTTTACAAAGATTGGGTATTGATTGTAGAGGGAAAGAAAGTGGCAATGCGAAAAACCtttcagaaataatattaaaag AGAATTTGGGAACAGCCAAACCTTTCCTATTTCCTCATGGAAATTTAAAGACTGACACTCTTAAGATAGAATTAGGAAAGTCGAATATAGACATTGAAGGGGTTCTTGTTTATGACACCCTTGCTAATCCAAATATTGAAGAAGACTTCAGGATTGCTACTAACGATTTTACTGAGTTTCCAGAGTATGTTGTGTTTTTTAGTCCTTCGGGAGTGAGGAGTTCTATAAAATTGTTCAGGAAAGttccagaaattgaaaaaacaattaag TTTATAGCTATTGGACCAGTTACTACAGCTGCAATGATTGAAGAGCGTATCAGGGTGACAGATGAAGCAGCAAGTCCAAATCCAACAGAAGTtctaaatttgattataaaatga